From Aedes albopictus strain Foshan chromosome 1, AalbF5, whole genome shotgun sequence, one genomic window encodes:
- the LOC109405106 gene encoding enhancer of rudimentary homolog — MSHTILLVQPGRNPETRTYSDYESVNECMEGVCKIYEEHLKRRNPNTPTITYDISQLFDFVDQLADLSCLVYQKSTNTYAPYNKEWIKEKIYVLLRQAAGTTD; from the exons ATGTCGCATACAATTTTGCTGGTGCAGCCGGGTCGCAATCCGGAGACCCGAACCTACAGTGACTACGAAAGCGTCAACGAGTGTATGGAGGGCGTGTGCAAAATCTACGAGGAACACCTGAAGCGGCGCAATCCGAACACGCCGACCATCACGTACGACATCAGCCAGTTGTTCGACTTTGTGGATCAG CTAGCGGATCTGAGCTGTCTCGTGTATCAAAAGTCCACCAACACGTACGCCCCGTACAACAAGGAGTGGATCAAGGAAAAGATATACGTCCTGCTGCGGCAAGCCGCGGGGACCACCGACTAG